Genomic window (Achromobacter sp. B7):
AGCAGCCCCAAGCGCGTTTCAGACAGGCAGAAATGCGCGCCATCCGCCGCGATAGCGATATCGCACGCCGACAGCAGCCCCATCCCGCCCGCGTAGGCGTCGCCGTTCACGCAGGCCACCACGGGTTTCGGGCACGTCCAGATCGTGTGCAGCATGTCGGCCAGTCGGGTCGCATCCTGGCGGTTGTCCGCATCGGTATGCGTGGCCATTTTGCGCATCCAGTTCAGATCGCCGCCCGCGCAGAACGCCTTGCCCGCACCCGTCAGCAATAACACTCGCACGTCGGGGTCGCGCGCGGCGTCACGCACGGCGTCGGTCAGCGCGGCGATCAGCGTTTCGTCGAAGGCGTTGCGCATGTCCGGCCGGTTCAGGGTCAGGCGAACGATGGCGCCATCGCGCGAGACATTCAGCGGGGCTGTCGAAGTCATGCGGGTCTCCTGGTTTGTTGATTTGTGCTCAAGAAATAGGGTGCTGCAACCGAAAGATTCTAGGACGGAATCGGGATTGCAGGGATGGGTTCGATATAAATATTGAGTTATCCTCAAAAAAATAACGGAGCGAGGCATGAACCCAGAATCGAATGTGCAGGCCAACCCCGCCATGGGCTCCGCCTCGGGCTTTACAGCAGACCCGACAGCGGGCGGCCAAGCCGCCACGTCGCGCTATGCGTCGGTGTTCAGACCGGGGCTTTTCGATGGCAAGACTGTTGTCGTGACAGGCGGCGGCAGCGGTCTGGGCCGTTGCACGGCGCACGAGCTCGCGTCGCTGGGCGCGAACCTGGCGCTGGTGGGCCGCAAGCTGGAAAAGCTGGAAGCGGTGGGCGCGGAAATCGCCCGCGTCTACCCCGAAGCCGCCGGCCGCGTCAGCCTGCACGCCTGCGACATTCGTGATGAAGCCGGCGTGCGCGGCGCGGTGGCGGACGTGCTGGCCCGGCACGGCGCCATCGATGGCTTGTTCAATTGCGCGGGCGGGCAGTTCCCCGCGCCGCTGGACCGCATCAGCCTGAACGGCTGGAACGCGGTCGTGCAAAACAACCTGCACGGCACCTTCCTGATGGCGCGCGAGGTCTACACCCAGCACATGCGCCGGCGCGGCGGGGCCATCGTCAACATGCTGGCCGATATCTGGGGCGGCATGCCCGGCATGGGGCATTCGGGCGCTGCCCGCGCCGGGGTCTGGAACCTGACCGAAACCGCCGCGTGCGAATGGGCGCATGCCGGCGTGCGCGTCAATGCGGTGGCGCCGGGCTGGATTGCCTCCAGCGGCATGGACAGCTACGACGACCACTACCGCGCGGTGCTGCGCGACCTGAAAACCAAGGTGCCGTTGCAACGCTTTGGCACCGAGGCCGAACTGGCCGCGGCCGTGGTGTTCCTGTTGTCGCCGGCGGCCGCCTTCATCAATGGCACGGTCATCCGCGTGGATGGCGGCGTGCCGAACGCACGCCATTCCTGGACCTTGCAGCCGGCCGAACGGGGCGAGGTCTACAACGGCTTTCCTCAGTACGTGCCGCCGTCCTTGTTTGCCGATGCGGGGGAGGGGGGCGGTGCAGAAGATGCAGGCGAAGCGGCGGGCGCGACCGATGCCGCGCGCGCAGCCGAAGCGAAACCCTCGGCCGATTCTTCCGACGCGTGAAGCCGGTGCAGGGCGTTGCGCACCTCGCCCCGAAACTGCGCCAGCGCCAGCGCGTCGCGGTGTGGCGGTTGCAGGGCCTGCCACAAGAACCCGACCAGCTGGTCGGCGGTGGTGGCCACGTCCACCCGCGCGCCGCGCAACATTGCGTCCCACAGCACATGCTCCATCGGGCCGTAAACCGTGGACCGCAACAACCGCAGGGGCATGTCTTGCCGGATGTCGCCATCAGCCTGCCCCTGTGCCAGGATGCGCATCAGCGGGGCGGTATAGCGCCGTTGCAGGGCCGCGTAGACCTCGCCGAAATCGTCGTTGCGCGCGCGCCCTTCGGACAGGATGAAGGCGCACAGCCCCGGCCCCTCGGCCAGCAGATGCCGCAAATGGGTATGCACAAGGTAATGCAGCTGCGCCCGCGCCCCGTGCACGTGTGGCAGGTTGTCTTCCACCTTGGCGATGATTTCGTCATACCAGTCGCCGATCACCCGCACGCACAATTCCCGCTTGCCGCCGAAGTACGTGAAGATCGTGGCTTCGGACACGCCCAGGCGCTGGGCGATCTCGGTGGTGGTGGCGGCCTGGAAGCCGGCCTCGGAAAACACCTGCCGGGCCATGTGCAGGATGTCCCGTATGCGCTGTTCGGACTTGGCGCTGGCGGGCGGGCGGCGGATCGGAACGACGGGAGTTTTTTCCATGCGAACGGCAAAAGGGCGGTGGGGCGAGGCTTATTATTGAGCCAGGGTCAAGCAAGTTCAGCAAGCCCTGGGCGATTTCCATAACAACATCAGAGACAAAACCATGCTGTCCCGAAAGGCATCCTACAAGCAGCTTGTGTCCGAATTCCAATGGCAGGTGCCGGACACCTACAACATTGGCGTGGACGCCTGCGACAAATGGGCGGACGGCAGCGGCCGCCTGGCGCTGATCTTCGAAAAAAGCGACGGCGCGCAAACCCGCTACTCGTTCGACGATATCAAGGCGCAATCGAACCGCCTGGCGCACAGCCTGATCCGCCATGGCGTGCGGCGCGGCGACCGCGTGGCCGTGTACCTGCCCCAGGCGCCCGAAACGGCGGTAACCCACATCGCCGTCTACAAAATGGGCGCGGTGGCGGTGCCGCTGTTCACGCTGTTCGGCGTGGACGCCATCCAGTACCGGCTGGCCAACAGCGGCGCGGTGGCGTTGGTGACCGACACCGAGGGCTGCCGCAAGCTGCGCGAGATACGCGCCAGCCTGCCCGGCCTGAAGGTCATTTATTGCATCGATGGGGATGGCGACGGCGATGACGCTGGCGACAACGACGGCGCCGCCGTGCCGTTCCACCCCGCACTGGCCGCGGAATCGGACGATTTCGAACCGGTCGCCACGCGCGCCGACGACCCCGCCGTGATCATCTACACGTCCGGCACCACCGGCAAGCCCAAGGGCGCGCTGCACGCGCATCGCGTCCTGCTGGGCCACTTGCCCGGCGTGGAAATGTCGCACGAATTCTTCCCCGAAAACGCCGCCCTGATGTGGACGCCGGCCGACTGGGCCTGGATCGGCGGGCTGCTGGACGTGCTGCTTCCGTCCTGGCATCACGGCGTGCCGGTCCTGGCCCGCCGCTTCGAGAAGTTCGACGGCAGCGCCGCGCTGGCGCTCATGGCGCGCCACGGCGTCACCCACACATTCCTGCCCCCCACCGCGCTGAAGATGATGCGCGGGTCCGCCTACCCGGATGGCGCCGGCCCGCTGGCGCTGCGCTCGGTGGCCAGCGGCGGGGAGTCGCTGGGCGCCGAGCTCATCGACTGGGGCCGCCGCGTGCTGGGCGTGACCATCAACGAGTTCTACGGCCAGACCGAATGCAACATGCTGGTGTCGTCGTGTTCGTCGCTGTTCGACCCGGAAATCGGTTCGATCGGCCGCGCCGCGCCCGGTCACCGGGTGGCTATTGTGGATGACCAGGGCGTTGAAGTGGCCGATGGACAGGAGGGCAACATCGGCGTATTGCGGCCGGACCCCGTCATGTTCCTGGGCTACTGGAATAACCCCGAGGCCACCGCCGAAAAGTTCGTGGGTGATTACCTGCTGACCGGCGACCTGGGCGTGCGCGACGCGCGTGGCTTTATCCGCTTTGTCGGCCGCAACGACGACGTCATCACCAGCGCGGGCTACCGCATCGGCCCCGCGCCCATCGAAGACTGCCTGATCGGCCACCCCGCCGTGCGCATGGCGGCGGTGGTGGGCGTGCCCGACGAGCAGCGCACCGAGATCGTCATGGCCTATGTCGTGTTGAATGATGGCGTCACCGGCGACGACGCCTTGGTGCGCGACTTGCAGGCGCATGTACGCACCCGCC
Coding sequences:
- a CDS encoding enoyl-CoA hydratase/isomerase family protein; this encodes MTSTAPLNVSRDGAIVRLTLNRPDMRNAFDETLIAALTDAVRDAARDPDVRVLLLTGAGKAFCAGGDLNWMRKMATHTDADNRQDATRLADMLHTIWTCPKPVVACVNGDAYAGGMGLLSACDIAIAADGAHFCLSETRLGLLPATISPYVIRAMGERAANRYFLTAERFDAATALRLGLVHDVVPADALPDAADALCRALCANGPDAVKASKRLVRDFAGRAIDAELIADTVERIAACRATDEAREGVAAFLEKREPSWRQRC
- a CDS encoding SDR family oxidoreductase, producing the protein MGSASGFTADPTAGGQAATSRYASVFRPGLFDGKTVVVTGGGSGLGRCTAHELASLGANLALVGRKLEKLEAVGAEIARVYPEAAGRVSLHACDIRDEAGVRGAVADVLARHGAIDGLFNCAGGQFPAPLDRISLNGWNAVVQNNLHGTFLMAREVYTQHMRRRGGAIVNMLADIWGGMPGMGHSGAARAGVWNLTETAACEWAHAGVRVNAVAPGWIASSGMDSYDDHYRAVLRDLKTKVPLQRFGTEAELAAAVVFLLSPAAAFINGTVIRVDGGVPNARHSWTLQPAERGEVYNGFPQYVPPSLFADAGEGGGAEDAGEAAGATDAARAAEAKPSADSSDA
- a CDS encoding acyl-CoA synthetase — translated: MLSRKASYKQLVSEFQWQVPDTYNIGVDACDKWADGSGRLALIFEKSDGAQTRYSFDDIKAQSNRLAHSLIRHGVRRGDRVAVYLPQAPETAVTHIAVYKMGAVAVPLFTLFGVDAIQYRLANSGAVALVTDTEGCRKLREIRASLPGLKVIYCIDGDGDGDDAGDNDGAAVPFHPALAAESDDFEPVATRADDPAVIIYTSGTTGKPKGALHAHRVLLGHLPGVEMSHEFFPENAALMWTPADWAWIGGLLDVLLPSWHHGVPVLARRFEKFDGSAALALMARHGVTHTFLPPTALKMMRGSAYPDGAGPLALRSVASGGESLGAELIDWGRRVLGVTINEFYGQTECNMLVSSCSSLFDPEIGSIGRAAPGHRVAIVDDQGVEVADGQEGNIGVLRPDPVMFLGYWNNPEATAEKFVGDYLLTGDLGVRDARGFIRFVGRNDDVITSAGYRIGPAPIEDCLIGHPAVRMAAVVGVPDEQRTEIVMAYVVLNDGVTGDDALVRDLQAHVRTRLAAHEYPRAIRFVTSLPTTATGKIIRRELRDGNYR